From the Cucumis sativus cultivar 9930 chromosome 5, Cucumber_9930_V3, whole genome shotgun sequence genome, the window TGTTTTAAACGAAACTTTTGGTTAAAAGGGTTTATCATTCCTACTTTATTCTATAAATCtttagattaattttcattttaatattgagTGGTTCAAaactcttcaattttcttttttagattaatttgtatatttaatcttgtgaattttataatttactttttttttctagtgaTTTGCTAGAAATCAAAACCACAAGCGTCACCCGCCATAAAGAGAATTGaaagtcaacattttcatTCGAGTAGAATTTATTGACAAAATGAAAGTAATTAAGTAACAACTAGCATGCATCTTTAATAGCTCAAGTAAAGAAAATTCTACCTATAATGTAATCACTTTTGGTTAAATTTGAGattgattataaataaataaataattaataaacccTTTACGTTGTGACTCTTTAATAtgactataaaattttagtcaAATAAACCTAATTTCATCGTCACAAAAATAGTCTAAAAATATATGGAAAATTTAATGCTTCGCAATTTATTTATCCTTTACTGGAATTAGACTTATTCAGAAATTTTTTtgcattaaatattttgtttgaatggaAGGACGGCTTTAGATATCTAATTAAGTTCTGCATACTATATTTAGTATGATTCTAAGAACGAAAGATGATTTAGACCGATAcataaatttatgataaatCAAATTCTACAATACGAACAGATATACATGGTTAATGCATACTTGATTATAGCAgcaaatcaatcaatcaattatttgattatgCCCAGAGAAACATTTGATACATTACAACGATTACATCAAACTGAAATTACATAAAAAGCCTCCAAAAATAACACaacaattatttcaaatatctaaaactaaattattcaATGTTACCCCTACAATAATACAACAACTCCTAGGGGTTACTTTTCGTAGAGCTGACATTACTACACATAAATTATTCAATGTGAGTACGAGACATCAATGGAAGCCGGAGACTGATCAAAGAAATAGTACAATGATCCAATTCTGACGTTGATTCAAATGTCAaaggtaatgataataatgCACAACTTGGACAGTAATTTAAAGGTACATGTTCTTGGAGAAAGTTGAGGGatgatttatataatttaactcAGCCTAGAATACGAAGGGAATGAGGGCTTTGATATGTTGAGGGAAGTCTTCAAATTTAGAGACGTACCATTTCCGTGTGGCGTAGCTTCTTCCACCCAGATAGATAGCGGTGGCAATGGCGAAGAAGAATGCGTAAAATGTCTGAGAGATGAGAGCAAAGCCGAAATACACAGTTATTTCGAACATGTAGTGTGGGCAGATGATGATGCCGAAGAGGCCTCCTTTGGGGATTTTGTAGCCtgtttctcctttttttctagtttGAGACAAAAGAATATGGTGGTACATGTTACCAATAATGCCTATTACAAACACAGCAATTCCGATGTTTTTCAGATCAATGGTTGGCTCTGGAAGTGCTTTTGATTGCTGTTGAGCGTATATCATAAGTGCTGTAGAAGAGAAGTAGCTGAGGGAGATGATTAATGCTGAATCAATTACCATCTTGCCGCTGTATTTGTGAACAAATAGTACCTGTAGAATTTATAAGAGTTTATgatttcatttagtttttccAACGAACTGCGAAGTTcagttttgtttttccaattaattaattgttgattAATTCTTTAGTTTAGCTTAATAAGATCTCTGCAGCAGTTCCCAAGTGAGGAAAGAAGtattattttaactaataGTTTactagaagaagaaagagaaatgtcacaaggaagagagagaagaaaattttaaaaattaatgagatGAAACAACCTTTTAGTccctcaaattttaaaaatggtttgtAACAGAGATGGAGGATTCGTACGCAAGTTGAGCTTATCCGCCAAGATTTTAATGATGATGACTCATGAAGTTCATCAAGAAATTGAATGTCAACAAAACTATGCTTCTTGTCCAAGATCCAAAAATAGATCAAACTACTTTTAaagaattcaaatcaaatcgAAAAGTACAGAGGAAGGTCAACACGTTCTCAAAAAATCCCTGATTCTCGTTCGACCGAGTACCAAAAACGAATCAAACAATATTGAATAACtaattcttcaaaagaaaacgaaTAGTAAAGAATCAATCACACAAACAGAGCAAGAACTTTCATTCAACAACATAAATCCATTAACAAGGCTTAGACTATATTCCAGATCTTGATTTATTGACAAAATCAGAAAGAAATAGATTACCTCAAAGTCGCGcttgaagaaatggaaagtgAGAGCGGACTTAAGCAGAAGAACTCTCAAATCGTCGTTCGGTAAGAACCAGAACGACGCAGCGCCGGCGAGAACCGCCGGAGTATAAAGCAGGAGCATCCCTAATCTTGAGGAAATCCTGAGTTGCTCTGAGTTGGATGATTTCGTAGCACTATTACTCGTATTCCAGAACTTTGAATACTGCAAATGCGTTCCTCTCGCTTCCGAAAACCCTATGACCGCTACCACCACCGAACTCACCACCGTCATCACGTTAACTAACAGTGATGGAGGCAGCGGAAAGAAAAACGCCGATAAAGTATTCATCGCCGCCGTGAACTGCATCGGTGAAGCCTTTGAGTAAAAACTTGTAAGTCTCGTTTTGAAGCGCtgagaatatgaaaaacaaagtgagGATTTATAGAAATAGAAAGGATGCTGGGTGAAGACGCAGGGGGTATTTTCGTAACTTTGTCAAAGGTGTTATGTGTCACGAAATAATCGTGAACGTTTAAAAATcacttatttaataattattttaaatagtttttgaaatgacgttttaaaaaataacaaattattcaaattatttataaaatataataaaatttagaattctaaatttattacactcaataaaatgttttattttttaccattttttttataattttataaattcttttaggcaattaaaatttttctctataatttgtaaataattttttcctttttcaaatgggtttaaatttatatatttttatcccaaaaatgtttaatgtttacttgtatttattttatttctcgattaattttaattttataatgatttcggagtattttaaaaaataataataaaaaagaactacccattaaaaaaaaatcactaaaaacaaattttcaatagactatttttatttatagtgTGCATTTGCGATTTTTgatatcttttttgtttttagtataaataaatttatttatcaatttaaaaattgaaatcataatGGTATCCATGACTGATTAatcatttcaacaaaaaaaaaaaaagtaaaaagtaaaatcatcATTCACTTAGTAAAGTCAATAATCTAATCGATTTGGTTATGACACATTAacctcaaatttaaaaattcagtTACCACTCCcacattttaattacaatatttttgcaaaaaaaataaaaataaatgctATGTTATGTCAGCGTCTAAATCATCTTTGCCTCCACACACGTTCTCTAACTTTATCAAACTAAGAAGAATTACCTCGTAgttcttaatttaaaagacaaattatttttgagtaaatttgaacatttaacgaccatttaaaataatcatttttattcaacCACTAGACCTCTCGACCATACCACCGATAACAATCCCAATGGTACAGAGGTGTCAAAGAGATtgtattttagtatattttctACTCTTTTCTTACTATTCCAGACGTTGATATGATTATTTGTCCATTTCTAATTTAACATCAATCATATAGAATCCAATACATGGATAGTATatatacatttgaaaatgtgtaaataattttcaaattttgcaattttgaaataatcttCATAGTGTAAAATAtgcacaaaacaaaaaaagcttGAAAATGACCTGACAAAAATGTGATAATTtgcaattttcaaatttcgattattgtttttcttctcgaGGTACCAAAATTTgcattattgttttgtttcttaagCAAAAACGTCGTCGTCTTGCTTCCAACGTGAAACATTACAAAATCtcagattatatatatatactttttttaattctagaaaaacaaatctGACCATAactcattatatatattgaattaaatcaatttcttCTACAACTTGcgaataaaatataaaataagaaaaaagacaaaCTGTCAcgtcaaattatttaaataaattatctcCACTATATATcgtatttttataattttctacaCATTAAATtatccattatatatatacacatacgtACACACGtatagatatatatgtgtttattttaatgaattgattttaatattataattgaatgagttaaaaaaattagattttgcGAACCAATATTATAATTGCATTACATGCATAATTCTATATATTGTCTATGTTCGATGTTTTGACCGTTCGATAGTATAGTTTAAAGACCATATTTCTTgggtaaattttgttttttctcgatttgttttgttgatctAAAGCTCTCTTTTTATTGTACACAATTAATTGACGAATCTTTAAACATATTAAtatctttattttgatttataagttaatgataaataaaaagatatgcaCACGTCAACAccattttaatatgaaaaaaccAGATGTAAAAATACATTGAAGTGCTAATTAGaagtctaaaattaaattatttggaaGATAGTTTATTGGACATTATTACACTCATACACTCATGCACATGTCATAACTCATTTTTTTAGCTTAAtcataacattttaataaggTGTgtgtgcatatatatatatatataaagattgGGTATAAAGTTGTATTAAATGATGCACATGTCataactcattttttttagcttaatcataacattttaataaggTGTgtgtgcatatatatatatatataaagattgGGTATAAAGTTGTATTAAATGTGTATGGGCAATAAATAAATGcttgaaattattgtttgattgcaatgtgattgaatttaattcacgtatttatttatattgtattcTTTTCGCTTTTGGATATAGTAATCTTTTTCATTAGGgaaaatgtttagaaaaattaaatattaaactaaaaccTTGTAATTTTCACGTCTCATAATCTACTATACTACGTTCGTGTTAAACGTAATAGATTAATGAGATTAAAAAGtggattatattttatcacttTTAGTGTTATTGGTTTATTTGTGTTACTAAGTTACTGATACATAGGATCCACATCCAAATTTATAATGAAACAAGACGATGCATATCGATGAGTTAAGGGTGTTCAATTCAATTAAGTGAGAGAATTATGTTCTATTGTTACACACCATTATCAATATAGTTATCGTTACCATTGTAACAGCTGAACATTTTTAATGTTACTGTTTGACCCTCAAGGTAGAGGTAACAATCAGTAACAGTAACGATAcgttttacaaattttaatttttagtatatcatataaaaaacaatctaattACTTTTGCATCTCACTATCTTGATCTGTCAATGAAATTTCATTAGgattacattaatttttattgtgaTTGGATGAACGTGTTATCTATTATTCTATACAATGAACCATGATATTGGACagattgttattattatatgtagGTAATTGTTacatttcaataatataatttgtttcatAGAAATAAGTTTGACCCAACCAATGCATCAAATTAACCAAACATTTCCAAAATTCACAAACTTGTAAGTTGTTCTTATCCgaaagaaatttttataaaatttattcttaataTCAGATGTTTACAccattaaagttaaaattgttGCTCCACTTCTTTAGGTATaggatttaaattattttctaaataaataattattgtcAGGATCAACTTTTCACGTTATACCATAGCATTAAATTTCTTTCGATATTGACATAAAAGAGACGAATAATTGGCACTAACACACACTCTAAACATTTATTCTCAACTGTTAAGACCAATACCACATTGTGaagaaactaattaaaaaaagactaacaaacaattaacataattaaaacaCAAAGGGGAGAAGGGCTTTAACATGGATAGGGAAGTCTTCAAACTTAGAGACATACCATTTCCTAGTGGCATAGCTTCTCCCACTCAAATACAAAGCAGTGGCAAACGCAAAGAACAATGAGTAAATTGTTTGAGAGATGAAAGCAAATCCAAAGAACTCAATTATCTCAAACAGATAATGAGGGCAAATGATAAGGCTGAAGAGGCCTCCTTTGGGAATTTTGTAGCTTGTTTCTCCTTGCTTCCTTGTTTGTGACAAGAGATAATGATGGTAAAAGTTCCCAATAATGCCTATCAGAAACAAACCAACCCCAATGCTTTTCAGATCAATGGGTGGCTCACGAAGAAGGCCTTGTGAAAGGTGTTGAGTGTATATCATGATCGCTGTGGAGGAGAAATAGCTGAAGGAGATCGTAATCACTGAGTCAACTGCCATTTTGCTGCTGTATTTGTGAAGAAACAGTACCTGCATGTGTATAAAAGTTTCAATCAATTAATGGTTGTAGTAGGAAAAAAGACGAGGAGTAGAAAATGTGTTTATACTAAACACGATGATCATTAATTACCTCAAGGTTTCTCTTGAAGAAATGCAAGACGAGAGCTGACTTAAGCAGAAGAATCCTCCGATCCTCACTTGGAAACAACCATAGCGATACGACGCCGGCGAGAAACGCCGGGATATAAGCTACTAACATTCCTAACTTAGCCGACAAGTTAAAAGATTTCCGATCAGTATTCGCATTATTACTACTCCAGAACTTGGAATACTTCAGATGCTTCCCTCTAGCTTCTGATAGCCCCACCACCGCCACAATCGCCGAGCTCACCACCGTCATCACGTTCACAAACGCCGAAGCCGGCGGCGGAAAAACAAACTCCGATAAAGTATCCATCAAACTCCTCTGTGTAAATATTCTTGATTGTTCGAAGAGATGGTTTCGGAAGTGGGGCTTTTATAGAAACTGGGTAATGGGTATATCTGCatgttcatatttttcaaacttaagtTTAcgatacaaaattcaaattttcttgttcttgttcatCATAGGTGAGAGTGCCTAAATTCAATAGTAATCCATATTTTTGTGTATAGTCAAAGACTGAAAATCAATAAAGATTGAGTTCATATGTTTCGTATGAAAAGGGTAGTGTGTTGTTTCGAAATTGAAGCGCCGTGTTAATTAAGGTTTGAGCTTTCTATGGTTTTCATACGGAAAAGTATTGAAATTGGGCAGTCAACATAGGTTATACCATTTTATTGGGTTATTTGGACCAATATGATATCACCGACCTACAATCAAACATAGCCGTATGGAGGTCGATCCTAAGGGAATAAGGCAAAGTGTAAATATATCATAGTCTAGTAATACAATTTGAACTCATGACTTCTTGTTCTTACGTACATATAACTACAGTGTTGAGCTCATATTAgcatagtttttgaaaaagtgtGTTTGTTGATTATCGTTTACAATTATTTACTATCGTTGTCTAGTGAacaataattgtttaaattaaaaatctacAACTTTAACTAACACATAATTAAACAGTTGGATCATACGGATTAATTTCCGTTTAttccttattttttaaatttttataatggtaaaaaatgaaaaatttgacaaaatcttcacaaattatagcaaaatttcaaattctattaataatagacgTTGATATGATAGACACTGATATGTTCTAACAATGATAGAAGCTTATTGGTTAATCCAAAACCTTGCTGTagttgttaattattttaatttattttactatacctgaaaatgttttcttttgtttatgtgTGTAATATCGAGCTTCAAtcattttcatccaaaaatCCATTAGATTACTTTTTTACTTCATCAAGTGTGGACAAGAAATTCGAACCTTAGATATTCTCgtcatatttaataaaaatgtaaaaccatatataataaataccataattttgatttgtctttcataaatatttaacgTCATAGTTTTCGAAAGAGGAGacttttaacaaattattaagGATAATACCAATGAGAAAGGAAATTGGAGGCCATCTGACTTAGAAGTTAGAATGATTTTATAGGTGACCTAATTTTCATTGTTCACACTTACTTCACaattactttatttaatttagcattttgattcaataaaaatatagttatttttcattatagtGTTTATTGtcttaatataaaactattgttttaaatgtttttttgacactatttataaactataaactataaaatatgaaGTCACCTTTTACTAACATAATGAATCAATATAAAAGAGGataatgaatcaaaatatatttatcaaatacaGTAAAGTtccatatataataaatgataGTCTTTCCATTAgcattgaaaaaatataaaaaatttctatattttatgtaaatattttttaatatttttgtcattttcgttaaatttcatttatccATATATCATAAGTTGACGGAAAACATAATTACgtaatatcaattaatttatgaatgtttttttattttttgtaattatcaattttttttatatttattatttataataaatcacattaataatacattgtttaaattttaagaaagttaattaattccatcaaataaaaaaatggcattttaaaaacaacaaaataaattaaaatatttacaaattatagcaaaattttggattttatcaagacactatagcatatcaatgactatcagtgatataaTTTGCTATAagctgtaaatatttttgtaaaatttactatttttaaaaattctcttaaaaaaacaaaaaaaattataatatagtgATTAgcttcaaaataattaagtatataacaatattttttaaaaattacgagtataacaaaatctattaacGATAAAAGTCACTAAaatcatattgcaaatattggtctaatACTAATAAACTATAAGAATATATAGTgacaaaattgtaatttagaatttattatatttgcaattggtaagcaattaataatatgaaacattttttaaaatatcaaaaaaattaaaatatttacaaattatagcaaaattttagattttatcaacaatagtCTTCTATTACCATAGCATATGAATAACTATTAGCATAGAATTCGTTTGGTGTGGTAAATATTcggtaaaatttgttattttttaaaattactctaatatttattcctaaaattagtaatttataaaaggaaataaaagaacGAAGCCTATTTTAGAGTCACAACGGCCCACTAAAAAATCATACGAAAACTCTAACCACTAAGCACCCATTACACTGACCACCACGTGCACCTTCACGGTTTTTAGGGACCAGATGATCGATAGGCCATTAATGAAAATTACGAagttaatatactttttttatatttaaaagataacaCTTATTACTATACtttaataaaaaggaaagtatcgttaaaaaaagagagagagaaaaaaatttattagaataaaaaaaaatcatagacttgattaaaaaattataaagaaaaattaattaaaattagttgtGTTAACAAAATCATGTGGCTGTAGTTTAGTGGTAAGAATTCCACGTTGTGGCCGTGGAGACCTGGGCTCGAATCCCAGCAGCCACATCAAATACATgcatttttgtatatttgcTTAACTTGCATGTTCAATTATGccaatcaattttaatagataatagaatataaaataaacaattacaatgatttctttatatatatatatatataattaatttatggaTTAGTATCTACAAAATTAATCACAAATTTGATCTGAGACGTGATTATGTGTGGGTCGAAGTCAATTTTTTGATAAAGTCATCTACTAGATCAATTATGATCCGTTTAATTTATGTGATAAATTTtgtcagttttttttttatgggtttaactatttgaaatattatatggTTATAGGCTAATAATAGctcatgaaattaaaattctaaaaactatGCCcgtgaatttaaaatattatcaatataaaattttgcttttttttaaataaatattaagttgttttgttgtaaattaaaatagtttttttttgttag encodes:
- the LOC101208853 gene encoding steroid 5-alpha-reductase DET2; the encoded protein is MQFTAAMNTLSAFFFPLPPSLLVNVMTVVSSVVVAVIGFSEARGTHLQYSKFWNTSNSATKSSNSEQLRISSRLGMLLLYTPAVLAGAASFWFLPNDDLRVLLLKSALTFHFFKRDFEVLFVHKYSGKMVIDSALIISLSYFSSTALMIYAQQQSKALPEPTIDLKNIGIAVFVIGIIGNMYHHILLSQTRKKGETGYKIPKGGLFGIIICPHYMFEITVYFGFALISQTFYAFFFAIATAIYLGGRSYATRKWYVSKFEDFPQHIKALIPFVF
- the LOC101208610 gene encoding 3-oxo-5-alpha-steroid 4-dehydrogenase 2; amino-acid sequence: MDTLSEFVFPPPASAFVNVMTVVSSAIVAVVGLSEARGKHLKYSKFWSSNNANTDRKSFNLSAKLGMLVAYIPAFLAGVVSLWLFPSEDRRILLLKSALVLHFFKRNLEVLFLHKYSSKMAVDSVITISFSYFSSTAIMIYTQHLSQGLLREPPIDLKSIGVGLFLIGIIGNFYHHYLLSQTRKQGETSYKIPKGGLFSLIICPHYLFEIIEFFGFAFISQTIYSLFFAFATALYLSGRSYATRKWYVSKFEDFPIHVKALLPFVF